In the genome of Bradyrhizobium sp. CB3481, the window TAGGACCAGTGCAGCGTGTCGCGCATATCGGGCAGCACCAGTGCATAGGCGAAGCGGCCGATGCCGAGACCGACGGTCGGCGCCAGCGACAGGATCAGAATCAGCCGTGCAGGATGGGCGTAGGTCTGGTGAATGTCTGGGGATCGCACGTAGGACTCCGGCAATCCGCTACTGTGGCAGCCGTCCGCGGGCTTGCACAGGTGCGGCTTGCGCAACGGTGTCTTGCCAATCCTGCATCAGCCGATCAGCACCAGCACGACGCCGAGCACGGTCAGCGCGGTGCCCGCCACGATGCGCGTGGTGATCGCGACGTGACGGAGCACGACGGCGCTCAGCGCCACCGTGACCAGCGGATAGACCGCGGCGAGCGGCGCCACCAGCGTGATCGGGCCATTGCGGACGGCGGCAAACAGCGTGAGTGCGCTGAGGCCATTGCTAATCCCGGTCATGGCGAACCAGAAAATGCCGACCCGCGGTGCGTCCACGACGAAGCTGCCTTTGCGGAAGCGCTGTACCGTCAACACCACGAGCGACGACATGATGTAACCGATCAGGCAGGCCCAGAGCGGGCTTGGCCAGACGGCGAGCCCAAGCTTGACCACCGGCGGTACCACGCCGCGGATCAGGGCGCTGCAGAGCGGCAGCAGCAGCGCCCAGCTTCGCCAGTGGCCGAGGTCGCGCGGGCGCGTCACCGAAATGATCGCCGCACCGGCTACCGCCACCACAAGGCCCAGCAGTTGCGGGAGATGCAGCGGCTCGTGCAGCAGGATCACCGCCATGGCCACTGCGAACAGCGGCGCGAGGTTGCCGAGCGTTGAAGTGATGACCGGGCCGAGCGCCCGGTTCGAGGCGAAGGTCAGCAATGTCAGCGAGGCCGGGAAGAACAGGCCAATGGCGATGAAAATCGGCAAGGCCTCCCACACCACCGGCTCGCCCTGCAGGATCAGCGGCGACAGCAGCAGGAACAGGATGGTGAAGGAGGGGACGCTGATCGCGGCTCCCGAGAGCGGCTCGACGGTCCGCAGGCCGAGTTGCGCCAGAACCACCCCGGCGCCGAGAAAACCCGCCGAAGCAAAGGCGTAGATAATGGCTGATGTCATGAGGCCGTCTTGGTGCCTTCTCGGGGGCTGCGGATTGCTCGTTCCCGGCCTTTTTGGCCTGTCTGCGATGCCTTGCCAATCCGTCTCGGGGGCTTTAGCACTCCGCCCGGATTTCACATTTTTCCGTCATGGCCGGGCTTGTCCCGGCCATCCACGTCTTGTTTGCGAGGAAGACGTGGATGCCCGGCACAAGGCCGGGCATGACGAGCAGGAGGTAAACGACCATGGCGACCCATAAACTGCTGCTTCTCCCCGGCGACGGTATCGGCCCCGAAGTGATGGGCGAGGTGCAGCGCCTGATCGACTGGCTGAACAAGCAGGGCATCGCGTCATTCGAGACTGAGCAGGGCCTGGTCGGCGGTTCCGCCTATGATGCGCACAAGGTCTCGATCTCTGAAGGCGACATGGCCAAGGCCCTGGCCGCGGACGCCATCATCTTCGGCGCGGTCGGCGGTCCGAAGTGGGACAGCGTTCCCTATGAGGTGCGCCCCGA includes:
- a CDS encoding DMT family transporter; the protein is MTSAIIYAFASAGFLGAGVVLAQLGLRTVEPLSGAAISVPSFTILFLLLSPLILQGEPVVWEALPIFIAIGLFFPASLTLLTFASNRALGPVITSTLGNLAPLFAVAMAVILLHEPLHLPQLLGLVVAVAGAAIISVTRPRDLGHWRSWALLLPLCSALIRGVVPPVVKLGLAVWPSPLWACLIGYIMSSLVVLTVQRFRKGSFVVDAPRVGIFWFAMTGISNGLSALTLFAAVRNGPITLVAPLAAVYPLVTVALSAVVLRHVAITTRIVAGTALTVLGVVLVLIG